Within Candidatus Zixiibacteriota bacterium, the genomic segment CATGACAGTTTCGAGGACAACAGGTGCAATCGGCCAAAGCCTCAAGCGGTTTGAGGATTGCATCCAGATTCATACTTGCAATCGATTTGGAGTTTTGCGTGACATTGTGACCCATGCCTCAAGATAGCAAAAAGCATCCGTAAAGACAAATTCCCTTCGCGGATGCTATACCATGCAGGATATGGGAAATGCTTACTTACCGAGTCGGGAATAGATATAGTCGATTCCCTTCTCTTTTCCCTTGCTGATGCCTTCGATTCGGGCGTACAGGGAATCTGAGCCAACTTGAAGGTAGATAACCCGGGTGGGGAAATTATGAGTAGGATTTTCAAAGACAAACCTGCCGCTGTCTGAGCTTATGAGCCTAAAAAACACCTCGCCCTCGTTTTCAGCGACATTCGGAACAAAATAGGTCGCGCTATCTGTGGCAACCATGCGGGTTATCTCAGTGATAATTGTGTCACTTCCCTTAATCATAAAGCCCGAGCCGGTGAGAGTCATACTGTCAGTTTTCGCCCATCTCTCTCCGATGAGGGTTTCACCTTGTTTGCCTGTCCATTTCCCTACCAGCCAATCGAGAGAGGAGATATTTTTGGATTGTTGCGGAATGACAGGCATGGTTTTATCAATTCCCATTGAAACAGAACCGCAGATGAGAACAAGCAGAGATGCGAGAGATAGTCTGATGATCGGTAGTTTGAGAGTCATAACACAGCGTCCTTCGATTTTATTCGAGTTGTCTGATTGTCTAACGAATAAAAAATACATTGTAACGGCGGAACATGCAAGAGGCAGTCAATTACTTTTCAAAGAGCTGCCGTACGAGCTGGAGTTGGGCGAGGGCCGAAGTCAACGCCGTTTCCACGCGTAATGTCCATGGCCCAATTGAGAACTTTCGGAATCCCGCCTCCTGCAAAAGCGTCGACTCGAATTCGACCCAGCCGCCTTCGGGCCCGATAGCAATAAGAGCGCTTTCTGTTGGATTAGCCTTGTAGACTTTGTCCAGATGCAGACCACTTGACGAGTCAGCCAGAAATCTGTTTGTGGCAATGTCCGACGTCGCTTCAGAAATAGCAAAATAGTCTTCGATAGCTGGCCGAAAAAGAGGGTGGATGATAATCTCCGGCTGATGGGTCAATTTTCCAAGGCTGAGTCCTTCGATAAAATACGGCAGGGCGTTCTCAGGTTGCAGAAGCGGACTACAAAAATAACTTTTATCGGTTTTGAAGGCGCGGACAAGGTGTAGGCGATTGACCCCCATCATGGCACAGGTTACAAATACTTTTTTGAGCGTTTTAGGCCGCGGAATTGCGCAGAGGATTTCGGTCGGCGCTAATGGTTGCTGTGTGGAATACCATTCCCGACATTCCAGCATAACAGATGAGTCGTTGACCTGTGTGATGACGGCTTTTCCTTGGAGGCTGTT encodes:
- a CDS encoding DUF6265 family protein, which gives rise to MTLKLPIIRLSLASLLVLICGSVSMGIDKTMPVIPQQSKNISSLDWLVGKWTGKQGETLIGERWAKTDSMTLTGSGFMIKGSDTIITEITRMVATDSATYFVPNVAENEGEVFFRLISSDSGRFVFENPTHNFPTRVIYLQVGSDSLYARIEGISKGKEKGIDYIYSRLGK
- a CDS encoding RsmE family RNA methyltransferase, which translates into the protein MNLIILTQTDAIGNDRYTLTDHRAAHIRTVLKRVLGETVEIGILNSLQGKAVITQVNDSSVMLECREWYSTQQPLAPTEILCAIPRPKTLKKVFVTCAMMGVNRLHLVRAFKTDKSYFCSPLLQPENALPYFIEGLSLGKLTHQPEIIIHPLFRPAIEDYFAISEATSDIATNRFLADSSSGLHLDKVYKANPTESALIAIGPEGGWVEFESTLLQEAGFRKFSIGPWTLRVETALTSALAQLQLVRQLFEK